Proteins encoded by one window of Anguilla rostrata isolate EN2019 chromosome 9, ASM1855537v3, whole genome shotgun sequence:
- the LOC135263479 gene encoding serine/threonine-protein kinase MARK2-like isoform X33: MSARTPLLTVNEHSSDQSHSDSKAGGRPSMPRCQSSVATTADEQPHIGNYRLLKTIGKGNFAKVKLARHVLTGKEVAVKIIDKTQLNSSSLQKLFREVRIMKLLNHPNIVKLFEVIETEKTLYLVMEYASGGEVFDYLVAHGRMKEKEARAKFRQIVSAVQYCHQKCIVHRDLKAENLLLDSEMNIKIADFGFSNEFTLGNKLDTFCGSPPYAAPELFQGKKYDGPEVDVWSLGVILYTLVSGSLPFDGQNLKELRERVLRGKYRIPFYMSTDCENLLKKFLILNPTKRGSLEQQVMRDRWMNVGHEEEELKPYVEPQPDYKDPRRTGQPRAGAEGWKRDVMLQMGYSQEEIQDSLINQKYNEVMATYLLLDYRNSEMGEGVSLSIKSRHGNDLTNSNVQSPPQKVQRSVSSNQKPRRSADQGSSYSKRSQVDSKHSAEDSGRKGSGGSAKVPPSPLNADRKKSTTPSSNSILSTGTSRNRSSPVPDRESVQNGKDSSSTVTDRTNFPRGVASRSTFHAGQQRATRDQHASTYNGPPVSPSLSHGNSQARRAGTGIFSKFTSKFVRRNLSFRFPRRSPYEGEGRDEASRPMLSTADKREKAPVGDENKDSLSSSSNVPSSLTPPPPHSQLGKDTKPRSLRFTWSMKTTSSMEPGEMMKEIRKVLDSNSCEYELRERFMLLCVSGNPARDDFVQWEMEVCKLPRLSLNGVRFKRISGTSIAFKNIASKVANELKL, from the exons TCTCACTCGGACTCCAAGGCGGGGGGGCGACCCAGCATGCCGCGATGCCAGAGCTCGGTTGCGACCACGGCGGACGAGCAGCCGCACATCGGCAACTACCGGCTGCTGAAGACAATCGGCAAGGGCAACTTCGCCAAGGTCAAGCTGGCCAGACACGTGCTCACCGGGAAAGAG GTGGCTGTGAAAATCATAGACAAGACTCAGCTCAACTCCTCCAGTCTCCAGAAG CTGTTTCGTGAAGTCAGGATCATGAAGCTTTTGAATCACCCCAATATCG TTAAGTTATTTGAAGTCATAGAGACGGAGAAGACGCTGTATCTGGTTATGGAGTATGCTAGTGGAG GTGAAGTGTTTGATTACCTCGTCGCTCACGGCCggatgaaagagaaagaggctcGTGCCAAATTCCGACAG ATCGTTTCAGCTGTGCAGTACTGCCACCAGAAGTGCATTGTACACAGAGACCTGAAG gcgGAGAACCTCCTCCTGGATTCGGAGATGAACATCAAGATCGCGGACTTCGGCTTCAGTAACGAGTTCACGCTGGGGAACAAGCTGGACACGTTCTGCGGGAGCCCGCCCTACGCCGCCCCCGAGCTCTTCCAGGGCAAGAAGTATGACGGGCCCGAGGTGGACGTGTGGAGCCTGGGCGTCATCCTCTACACGCTGGTCAGCGGCTCGCTGCCCTTCGACGGACAGAACCTCAAG GAGCTGCGTGAGCGGGTTTTGAGAGGGAAGTACAGGATTCCTTTCTACATGTCCACAGACTGCGAGAACCTGCTCAAGAAGTTTCTCATCCTCAATCCAACCAAGAGGGGAAGCCTAGAG cagcAGGTAATGAGGGACCGCTGGATGAACGTGGGccatgaggaggaggagctgaagccGTACGTGGAGCCGCAGCCCGACTATAAGGACCCCAGGAGGACAGGTCAGCCACGCGCTGGCGCAGAGGGCTGGAAGAGAG aTGTGATGCTGCAGATGGGCTACTCTCAGGAGGAGATCCAGGACTCTCTCATTAACCAAAAATACAACGAGGTGATGGCTACATACCTCCTACTGGACTACAGGAACTCAGAG ATGGGCGAGGGCGTCAGCCTGTCAATCAAGTCCCGCCATGGAAACGACCTCACAAACAGCAATGTCCAGTCGCCTCCCCAGAAGGTACAGCGCAGTGTCTCTTCCAATCAGAAGCCCAGGAGATCCGCAGACCAAg GCTCATCCTACTCAAAGCGCTCCCAGGTGGACAGTAAACACAGCGCTGAGGATTCTGGGAGGAAAGGGTCAGGCGGCTCCGCGAAAGTGCCACCGAGTCCCCTCAACGCAGACCGTAAGAAGAGCACTACCCCATCCTCA AACAGCATCCTGTCCACTGGTACGAGTCGCAATCGGAGCTCCCCTGTGCCTGATCGAGAATCGGTTCAGAACGGCAAGGACAG CAGCTCCACGGTGACGGATCGCACCAACTTCCCCAGGGGGGTCGCCAGCAGAAGCACTTTCCACGccggccagcagagggcaacGCGAGACCAGCACGCCTCCACTTACAACGGCCCCCCcgtgtctccctccctctcccacggCAACAGCCAGGCCCGTCGTGCTGGAACCGGCATCTTCAGCAAGTTCACATCCAAGTTTGTGCGCAG AAATCTCTCGTTCAGGTTCCCCAGAAG GAGCCCGTATGAGGGAGAGGGTCGGGATGAGGCAAGCAG gCCAATGCTGAGCACTGCAGACAAGCGTGAGAAGGCCCCCGTGGGGGACGAGAACAAGGACTCCCTGTCGTCCTCGTCCAACGTCCCCAGCtcgctgaccccgcccccgccgcacTCTCAACTGGGCAAGGACACCAAGCCGCGCTCGCTGCGCTTCACCTGGAGCATGAAGACCACGTCGTCCATGGAGCCCGGCGAGATGATGAAGGAGATCCGCAAGGTGCTGGACTCCAACAGCTGCGAGTACGAGCTGCGCGAGCGCTTCATGCTGCTGTGCGTGTCGGGCAACCCGGCGCGCGACGACTTCGTGCAGTGGGAGATGGAGGTGTGCAAGCTGCCCCGCCTCTCGCTCAACGGCGTGCGCTTCAAGCGCATCTCGGGCACCTCCATCGCCTTCAAGAACATCGCCTCCAAGGTCGCCAACGAGCTCAAactgtga